A window of the Halococcus agarilyticus genome harbors these coding sequences:
- a CDS encoding anhydro-N-acetylmuramic acid kinase: protein MTDRYAIGLMSGTALDGIDAACCRVRCDDTGPLGYQVAVEAFHTEPYPAALRATLRDLCATEGRVPALCRMNVALGEVFAEAAERVRERAGLSTAEMTVIGSHGQTVWHAPEPKPVPGAEPVRATLQIGDGAVVAARTDVPTVSDFRAGDVAASGHGAPLAPLLDATQFAGDRSRALQNVGGIGNCTLVPPEPTLDDLVAFDTGPGNVVIDAVVERITDGRRTYDEDGELAARGTVDDGLVARLLDDEYFGRAPPKTTGREYFDTKYIDRFLKEGRNRNRSDVDLVASATALTARSIADAYERFCDPYPDEVLVSGGGAKNPVLMEMLRAAVDAPVERLDAITGSMTGDQKEAALFALLAVMRLDGVPNNVPAATGADRPVVMGKVSRP from the coding sequence ATGACGGATCGGTACGCTATCGGATTGATGTCCGGCACCGCCCTCGACGGAATAGACGCCGCGTGCTGTCGGGTGCGCTGTGACGACACTGGTCCACTAGGCTACCAAGTCGCAGTCGAGGCGTTTCACACCGAGCCCTATCCGGCGGCGCTTCGTGCAACCCTCCGCGACCTCTGTGCCACCGAGGGTCGGGTTCCCGCCCTGTGTCGAATGAACGTGGCCCTCGGCGAGGTCTTCGCCGAGGCCGCAGAACGTGTCCGCGAGCGTGCGGGCCTCAGTACCGCGGAGATGACAGTGATCGGCAGCCACGGCCAGACCGTCTGGCACGCACCGGAGCCGAAGCCGGTTCCTGGCGCGGAGCCGGTTCGCGCGACGCTCCAGATCGGCGACGGTGCGGTCGTCGCCGCTCGAACCGACGTTCCAACTGTTTCGGACTTCCGCGCCGGCGACGTGGCCGCCAGCGGGCACGGCGCGCCACTCGCACCGCTGCTCGATGCCACGCAGTTCGCCGGCGATCGGTCGCGTGCGCTGCAGAACGTTGGCGGTATCGGCAACTGCACGCTCGTCCCGCCGGAGCCGACCCTCGACGATCTCGTTGCTTTCGATACTGGCCCGGGCAATGTCGTCATCGACGCTGTGGTCGAGCGGATAACCGACGGGCGACGGACCTACGACGAGGACGGTGAACTCGCTGCCCGAGGCACCGTGGACGACGGTCTCGTCGCACGACTGCTCGACGATGAGTACTTCGGACGAGCGCCGCCAAAAACCACCGGCCGCGAATATTTTGATACGAAATACATCGATCGTTTTCTTAAGGAAGGACGCAATCGAAACCGTTCGGACGTGGACCTCGTCGCCAGCGCGACGGCACTCACCGCCCGTTCTATCGCGGACGCATACGAGCGATTCTGTGACCCGTACCCAGATGAGGTGCTCGTCTCCGGCGGCGGCGCGAAAAATCCCGTGCTGATGGAGATGCTCCGGGCGGCAGTCGATGCTCCGGTCGAGCGACTCGACGCCATCACCGGCTCCATGACCGGCGATCAAAAGGAGGCCGCTCTGTTCGCACTGCTCGCAGTAATGCGACTCGATGGCGTTCCGAACAACGTTCCCGCCGCGACGGGAGCCGACCGACCCGTCGTGATGGGGAAGGTGAGTCGACCGTGA
- a CDS encoding N-acetylmuramoyl-L-alanine amidase yields the protein MSRTRRDALKRIGTVGAASLGGIIAVSGSAAAKPSVDWEPAHSSNYASADRGAGKIDWIIVHTVQGSARSAVNYFQDPDANVSAHYTVAENGHRYQSVSDLNIAYHAGKYDYNEYSVGIEHGGYVSGTYETVQYQSSAKITSWLCDQYGIPKQHPADVPYDAANPANGGVIGHEQVPEATHTDPGSNWDWSYYMDLVRSY from the coding sequence ATGTCCCGGACCAGACGAGACGCACTGAAGCGTATCGGCACGGTCGGCGCGGCCAGTCTCGGTGGAATCATCGCCGTCTCGGGAAGCGCGGCGGCGAAACCGAGCGTCGACTGGGAACCCGCTCACTCGAGCAACTACGCGAGCGCGGACCGCGGCGCAGGTAAGATCGACTGGATCATCGTCCACACCGTACAAGGCTCGGCCCGCAGCGCGGTCAACTACTTCCAGGACCCCGACGCCAACGTCAGCGCCCACTACACCGTCGCCGAGAATGGACACAGATATCAAAGTGTTAGCGACCTCAACATCGCCTACCACGCCGGGAAGTACGACTACAACGAGTATTCGGTCGGGATCGAACACGGTGGCTACGTCAGCGGCACCTACGAAACCGTGCAGTACCAGTCTTCGGCCAAGATCACCAGTTGGCTTTGCGACCAGTACGGTATCCCGAAACAGCATCCAGCAGACGTCCCGTACGACGCGGCGAATCCGGCCAACGGCGGCGTCATCGGCCACGAACAGGTGCCCGAAGCTACCCACACCGACCCCGGGTCAAACTGGGACTGGAGCTACTACATGGACCTCGTCAGGTCGTACTGA
- a CDS encoding helix-turn-helix transcriptional regulator has translation MRRQIRLPATLRFDRPYRRHPPGPLRCVAVGGDRRQNPNGLSKMHHQHEIVQFLSASPHRLRLLEHLRENPCSPSDITGALDLSRRSVQRNLSALADQNWVTKTDGSYQLTTSGALVALQYTTFLEVLKTIERCEPFLAHLPDSEHVPDLRWLTNAELVVVDSSRPYAPMMAYTSHLYECSTEAIQGTVPVLSRFHANVHTELLDRGVETELVLPRAAAERAVDLEAALHSLGCDLYIHDGTIEVGVTLTDHRGFVGAYDDHGRLRACVHGTNPELRDWAARLYERYRDRSCPLAGDLTGEHVP, from the coding sequence ATGCGTCGACAAATTCGGTTACCGGCGACGTTGCGATTCGACCGGCCATATCGTCGTCACCCACCTGGACCGCTTCGGTGCGTTGCAGTCGGCGGTGATCGTCGGCAAAACCCGAACGGGCTAAGCAAGATGCATCATCAACACGAAATCGTCCAGTTCCTGTCCGCATCGCCTCACCGGCTCCGGCTTCTCGAACACTTGCGGGAAAACCCATGTTCGCCTTCCGACATTACCGGGGCGCTCGATCTCTCCCGTCGTAGCGTCCAGCGCAACCTATCGGCGTTGGCCGATCAAAACTGGGTCACGAAGACCGACGGGAGCTATCAGCTCACGACCAGCGGCGCGCTGGTTGCGCTGCAGTACACGACGTTCCTGGAGGTGCTCAAAACGATCGAGCGGTGTGAGCCGTTCCTCGCCCACCTCCCGGATTCAGAGCACGTCCCGGACCTGAGGTGGCTTACCAACGCCGAACTCGTCGTAGTAGATTCGTCCCGTCCGTACGCGCCGATGATGGCATACACGAGCCATCTGTACGAGTGTTCGACCGAAGCGATTCAGGGGACAGTCCCGGTGTTGAGCCGGTTTCATGCGAACGTCCACACGGAGCTACTCGATCGGGGGGTCGAAACGGAGCTCGTTCTCCCGCGAGCGGCGGCCGAACGCGCCGTCGACCTTGAGGCCGCGCTTCATTCTCTCGGGTGTGACCTATACATCCACGATGGGACGATCGAGGTCGGGGTCACGCTCACCGACCACCGGGGGTTCGTAGGTGCCTACGACGACCACGGTCGACTGCGCGCGTGCGTACACGGGACGAACCCCGAACTTCGTGACTGGGCCGCACGATTGTACGAGCGATACCGCGATCGCTCATGCCCGCTCGCGGGCGACCTAACTGGTGAACACGTCCCCTGA
- a CDS encoding HAD family hydrolase produces MTVELLVSDFDGTLATHRGGWSLLWTLFGTADRGESHTAAFDRGEITYAEWCEQVVKDWQARGVTHDDVRRARDAVKPTLGVDALLATAAERDVPVGVLSSGLTDLVARFDALERQPAFTIANELCFDAAGEITGVTARVGPNDKGDLLRECCAEQGVDTANVAYVGDSYSDLEAFATAGTAVLFDPSPAVGSEAFEHADRIIEERDLALVAEAVFGR; encoded by the coding sequence GTGACGGTCGAGCTGCTCGTTTCGGATTTCGACGGGACGCTTGCGACACACCGCGGCGGATGGAGCCTGCTGTGGACGCTGTTCGGCACCGCCGACCGCGGTGAGAGCCACACCGCCGCGTTCGATCGGGGCGAGATCACGTACGCCGAGTGGTGCGAACAGGTCGTCAAAGACTGGCAGGCCCGTGGAGTGACCCACGACGACGTGCGCCGGGCACGGGATGCGGTGAAGCCTACCCTCGGCGTCGACGCCCTGCTCGCAACCGCGGCCGAACGCGATGTGCCAGTGGGAGTCCTCAGCAGCGGTCTCACAGACCTCGTCGCCCGTTTCGACGCGCTCGAACGTCAGCCCGCCTTCACCATCGCTAATGAACTGTGCTTTGATGCAGCCGGGGAGATCACGGGCGTGACTGCACGGGTCGGCCCGAACGATAAAGGCGACCTGCTCCGCGAGTGCTGTGCCGAACAGGGCGTCGACACCGCCAACGTAGCGTATGTCGGGGACTCTTATTCCGATCTGGAGGCGTTCGCCACCGCGGGAACGGCGGTTCTCTTCGACCCGTCACCGGCGGTCGGGAGTGAAGCCTTCGAGCACGCAGACCGGATAATCGAGGAGCGCGACCTCGCGCTCGTGGCCGAAGCGGTATTCGGTCGGTGA
- a CDS encoding HEAT repeat domain-containing protein, with the protein MAKEPGEDSLDADDSDGETVEKPYSDAAIDGSEAVVATGSKGSASAVSTNEIGDPAGIIASDDTGVSIDDRRSAASAIVERALAGHIRTSEAVATLAAGLDDPVSEAVSLRALLTIAEECPGAVDPVLDAVGRRLTDAPVVIRRHSSRIVVERADDDPAAVTGLVSQLVETVVAGRADIPDGERPSYRRSRLEPRAVVDEGLGRRAAAVLGDIARTEPESIAPEIGRLDPVFDPDTAWNVRLREQVAAVVQSVAIACPEASMALVPSLVELLEAENVPASARAGGAAALAALAETRSERVADRVGTVIPALESLLTDDDPSVRARAGSLLSYVAQHHPEAAAPLTHPLIDRLDDEPVPVRASTVWTLGYVDTELARETLRAVASADRDPDLRALAADRLRAATDE; encoded by the coding sequence ATGGCGAAAGAACCGGGTGAGGATTCACTTGATGCCGACGACTCCGACGGTGAAACCGTCGAGAAGCCGTACTCCGACGCCGCGATTGACGGTAGCGAAGCGGTCGTCGCCACCGGCTCCAAGGGATCTGCATCAGCAGTATCGACGAACGAAATCGGCGATCCGGCCGGGATCATCGCCAGCGACGACACTGGGGTGTCGATCGACGATCGACGGTCGGCCGCGAGCGCGATCGTGGAGCGCGCACTGGCGGGTCACATCCGCACGTCTGAGGCAGTAGCAACGCTCGCCGCGGGTCTCGATGACCCGGTGTCCGAGGCCGTTTCCCTGCGCGCACTCCTCACGATCGCCGAGGAGTGTCCGGGCGCGGTCGATCCGGTGCTTGATGCGGTCGGTCGACGGCTGACGGATGCACCAGTAGTGATACGGCGACACTCCAGCCGGATCGTCGTCGAACGGGCGGATGACGACCCGGCGGCCGTGACCGGACTGGTGTCGCAACTCGTGGAGACGGTCGTCGCGGGACGAGCCGACATCCCCGACGGCGAACGGCCCTCCTACCGGAGGTCTCGCCTCGAACCACGGGCCGTTGTGGACGAGGGGCTCGGACGGCGGGCGGCAGCGGTGCTCGGCGACATCGCACGCACGGAACCCGAGAGCATCGCGCCGGAGATCGGTCGACTCGATCCGGTCTTCGACCCGGACACCGCCTGGAACGTTCGTCTAAGAGAACAGGTTGCGGCGGTCGTCCAATCTGTCGCAATCGCCTGCCCCGAGGCGTCGATGGCACTGGTCCCCTCGCTCGTCGAACTGCTCGAAGCCGAGAACGTACCGGCGTCGGCGCGGGCCGGCGGAGCCGCCGCACTCGCCGCGCTCGCTGAGACGCGCTCCGAACGGGTGGCTGATCGCGTCGGAACGGTAATCCCGGCGCTCGAATCTCTTCTGACCGACGATGACCCAAGTGTGAGGGCCCGGGCCGGGAGTTTGCTTTCCTACGTCGCACAGCACCACCCCGAGGCGGCCGCGCCGCTGACTCACCCGCTGATCGACCGCCTCGACGACGAACCGGTACCGGTGCGCGCAAGCACAGTATGGACGCTCGGGTACGTCGATACCGAACTCGCACGAGAGACGCTTCGGGCGGTCGCGAGCGCCGACCGCGACCCGGACCTACGGGCGCTCGCGGCCGATCGCCTCCGTGCGGCGACGGATGAGTGA
- a CDS encoding SDR family NAD(P)-dependent oxidoreductase, with product MHDGTEHAGDLAGRTAVVTGGAAGIGESIANLFAREGATVVVADVDEKGGESTVAAIEDAGGTAAFVPTDVTDEPQVRSLVETTTERFGGPDVLVNNAGGSLDDDNPHQVDRATFERVVELNLTGTFLCTRAVLPPMIAASGGAIVHISSINANLGIGLAAYSAAKSGIIALSRLVATQYGCHGVRSNALCPGTVITDASSPALREGSPVREQWLDQYPLGRFGRPDDVAEAALFLATERAAFVTGTELVVDGGFTAGPDGTLEREMYDIGTVPR from the coding sequence ATGCACGATGGAACGGAGCATGCGGGTGATCTCGCCGGACGAACGGCCGTCGTCACCGGTGGAGCTGCCGGCATCGGCGAGTCGATCGCCAACCTGTTCGCCCGCGAGGGAGCGACGGTTGTCGTCGCGGACGTAGACGAGAAAGGCGGCGAATCGACGGTCGCAGCCATCGAGGACGCCGGCGGCACCGCCGCATTCGTCCCAACCGACGTCACCGACGAACCGCAGGTCCGGAGCCTCGTCGAAACCACGACTGAACGGTTCGGCGGCCCCGACGTGCTCGTGAACAATGCGGGCGGCTCACTCGACGACGACAACCCCCACCAGGTGGACCGCGCGACTTTCGAACGCGTCGTCGAGCTCAACCTCACGGGGACGTTCCTGTGTACACGTGCGGTCCTCCCGCCAATGATAGCGGCCAGCGGGGGCGCGATAGTGCATATCTCCTCGATCAACGCCAACCTGGGCATCGGCCTCGCGGCCTACTCCGCTGCGAAAAGCGGCATCATTGCGCTTTCCCGACTCGTCGCCACCCAGTACGGCTGCCACGGCGTCCGTTCGAACGCATTGTGTCCAGGAACCGTCATTACCGACGCCTCCAGCCCCGCGCTCCGCGAGGGCAGCCCCGTCCGCGAACAGTGGCTCGATCAGTACCCGCTTGGTCGGTTCGGTCGGCCCGACGACGTGGCGGAGGCCGCGCTCTTTCTCGCCACCGAACGCGCCGCGTTCGTCACGGGCACGGAACTCGTCGTCGACGGGGGCTTCACCGCTGGTCCCGACGGAACCTTAGAGCGAGAGATGTACGATATCGGAACCGTCCCGCGATGA
- a CDS encoding twin-arginine translocation signal domain-containing protein, which produces MSDTRTNDLDESGDQNTVVSFVTSVLVAVRRSFLAFVTTIGVLLLLTSVLVSGIVVSSVEYGLVSAMTFIWGVSALIYAVLGNIGLRVIGYR; this is translated from the coding sequence ATGAGTGACACTCGCACAAACGATCTCGACGAATCTGGTGATCAAAACACCGTCGTATCGTTCGTGACGTCCGTGCTAGTCGCCGTCCGGCGCTCATTTCTTGCGTTCGTCACCACGATCGGCGTGTTGTTGCTCCTGACAAGCGTGCTCGTCTCGGGGATCGTCGTGTCGAGCGTAGAGTACGGCCTCGTCTCGGCGATGACGTTCATTTGGGGAGTCAGCGCGCTGATCTACGCCGTTCTCGGCAACATCGGTCTTCGCGTGATCGGCTACCGATGA